A window of Solanum stenotomum isolate F172 chromosome 3, ASM1918654v1, whole genome shotgun sequence contains these coding sequences:
- the LOC125858562 gene encoding uncharacterized protein LOC125858562, producing MPSTISKSNHFRSISLPGRSHSNHVRSISSITGCSHQTTEKLKDAINNLKALEVSNTSSAEVMYNGLLGLEELYKCVNVLLNLPQTLQAFSQYRLGKMVEDLLDKSVRLLDLCGTTRELVLHYKENVRDLQSSLKRRKKDSTTESSMTKFNSCSKKVKKEAKRLVVVLKQMDQDTERALVPKDADHDTIDMIKTLKEANAMRISMFQMFLSFLSVPLLKPKVSKWSLVSRLLINKGSCEGQEGKIDLETRLEPFEAHLDNFENGLEGIYRCMSRSRSSLLNILKELGFSTPMWFNLELSKEKKETTVEKLFGEYMCLFRKSPNIRTSPYKSVRSF from the coding sequence ATGCCTAGTACTATTTCGAAATCTAACCACTTTCGATCAATTAGTTTACCAGGAAGATCACATTCTAACCATGTTCGATCAATCAGTAGTATCACTGGATGTTCACATCAAACCACAGAAAAACTTAAAGATGCTATCAATAATCTCAAAGCATTAGAAGTATCAAACACATCATCAGCAGAAGTTATGTACAACGGTTTACTTGGTCTAGAGGAGTTATACAAATGTGTAAATGTGTTACTTAACTTACCTCAAACTCTTCAAGCATTTTCCCAATATCGTCTTGGGAAAATGGTTGAAGATTTATTGGATAAATCTGTGAGGTTACTTGATCTTTGTGGCACTACTAGGGAACTTGTTttgcattataaagaaaatgtTCGCGATCTTCAATCCTCTCTTAAGAGGAGGAAAAAAGATTCAACAACGGAATCCAGCATGACTAAATTCAATTCGTGTAGCAAGAAAGTAAAGAAGGAGGCTAAACGATTAGTCGTGGTGTTAAAGCAAATGGATCAAGATACAGAACGCGCATTGGTACCCAAAGATGCTGATCATGACACAATAGATATGATTAAAACACTTAAGGAAGCTAACGCGATGCGTATTTCCATGTTTCAAATGTTCTTGTCATTCTTATCTGTTCCACTTTTGAAACCAAAGGTGTCTAAATGGTCATTGGTTTCGCGGTTATTGATAAACAAAGGATCATGTGAAGGTCAAGAAGGAAAGATTGATTTGGAAACCAGACTCGAACCATTTGAGGCTCATcttgataattttgaaaatggTTTAGAAGGAATATATAGATGCATGAGTAGATCAAGAAGCTctttattgaatattttgaaGGAACTTGGATTTAGTACACCAATGTGGTTCAACCTCGAATTAtctaaagagaaaaaagaaacaacGGTTGAAAAACTCTTTGGTGAGTACATGTGTCTCTTTAGAAAAAGTCCTAATATTAGAACTTCTCCTTATAAAAGTGTACGttctttttag
- the LOC125858573 gene encoding probable caffeoyl-CoA O-methyltransferase At4g26220 isoform X1, which produces MALSNSDGSKGLLQTRELFEYVLETSVYPREPEFLKEIRIITANHPQSLMSTSPDAGQLIALLQKLINAKNTIEIGVFTGYSLLLTALTIPQDGKITAIDMNKNTYEMGLPVIKKAGVEHNINFIQSQALSALDELLKDDANRGSFDFAFVDADKVNYQKYHERLLQLVKVGGIIVYDNTLWLGTVAMPEEFVKEDLKPTRFYSIEFNKFLANDDRVQISQVPLGDGITICRRL; this is translated from the exons ATGGCGCTTTCAAACTCCGACGGCTCAAAGGGACTCTTGCAGACTCGAGAATTGTTTGAG TATGTATTGGAGACTAGTGTATACCCAAGGGAGCCAGAGTTTCTCAAAGAGATCAGAATTATAACTGCAAATCATCCAca GAGTTTGATGTCAACTTCACCAGATGCTGGCCAACTAATAGCTCTACTTCAGAAACTGATAAATGCCAAAAATACTATTGAAATTGGAGTCTTCACTGGATATTCTTTGCTCCTTACAGCACTTACAATTCCTCAAGATGGCAAG ATTACAGCTATAGACATGAACAAGAATACATATGAGATGGGATTGCCAGTTATCAAAAAAGCTGGAGTTGAACACAACATAAACTTCATACAGTCTCAAGCATTATCAGCCCTTGATGAACTTTTGAAAGAT GATGCAAATAGAGGAAGTTTTGATTTTGCTTTTGTTGATGCTGACAAAGTTAATTACCAAAAGTACCATGAAAGATTATTGCAATTGGTGAAAGTTGGTGGTATAATAGTGTATGATAACACACTATGGTTAGGGACAGTTGCTATGCCAGAAGAGTTTGTTAAGGAAGATTTGAAACCAACTAGGTTTTACAGCATTGAATTTAACAAGTTTCTAGCTAATGATGATCGAGTTCAAATTTCTCAAGTCCCTTTAG GTGATGGAATCACCATTTGCAGGCGACTCTAA
- the LOC125858584 gene encoding dolichyl-diphosphooligosaccharide--protein glycosyltransferase subunit 4A-like, which produces MIDDQDLGFFANFLGIFIFMRTYHCVMSDPKYEGN; this is translated from the exons ATGATTGACGATCAGGACTTGGGTTTCTTTGCAAACTTTCTTggtatctttatttttatgcGGACCTACC ATTGTGTGATGTCAGATCCCAAATATGAAGGCAATTGA
- the LOC125858573 gene encoding probable caffeoyl-CoA O-methyltransferase At4g26220 isoform X2 → MALSKSLEGSKGLLQSQELFEYILETSVYPREAELLQEIRVITENHPKSLMSTSPDVGQLIALLQKLINAKKTIEIGVFTGYSLLLTALTIPQDGKITAIDMNRDTYEIGLPIIQKAGVEHKINFIQSSALSALDELLEDDANRESFDFAFVDADKVNYQKYHERLLQLVKVGGIIVYDNTLWFGTVAMPEEFVKESQKRNRLHIIELNKFLANDDRVQISQVPLGDGITICRRL, encoded by the exons ATGGCGCTCTCCAAATCCTTGGAAGGCTCAAAGGGACTGTTGCAGAGTCAAGAATTGTTTGag TATATACTGGAGACAAGTGTGTACCCTCGAGAGGCAGAGCTTCTTCAAGAGATCAGAGTTATAACTGAAAATCATCCAAA GAGTTTGATGTCAACTTCACCAGATGTTGGACAACTAATAGCTCTACTGCAGAAACTGATAAATGCTAAAAAGACTATTGAAATTGGAGTCTTCACTGGATATTCTTTGCTCCTTACAGCACTTACAATTCCTCAAGATGGAAAG ATTACAGCTATAGACATGAACAGGGATACATATGAGATAGGATTGCCAATTATTCAAAAAGCTGGAGTTGAGCACAAAATCAACTTCATACAGTCATCAGCCTTATCAGCCCTGGATGAACTCTTGGAAGAT GATGCAAATAGAGAAAGTTTTGATTTTGCTTTTGTTGATGCTGACAAAGTTAATTATCAAAAGTACCATGAAAGATTGTTGCAATTGGTGAAAGTTGGTGGTATAATTGTGTATGATAACACTCTTTGGTTTGGGACAGTTGCTATGCCAGAAGAGTTTGTTAAGGAATCACAAAAGAGGAATAGGCTTCACATTATTGAACTTAACAAGTTTCTAGCTAATGATGATAGAGTTCAAATTTCTCAAGTCCCTTTAGGTGATGGAATCACCATTTGCAGGCGACTCTAA